Proteins from one Clostridium cellulovorans 743B genomic window:
- the sigG gene encoding RNA polymerase sporulation sigma factor SigG, which translates to MINKVEICGVNTSKLPVLKEHEMRELLDKMKAGDYISREKFIRGNLRLVLSVIQRFNNRGENADDLFQVGCIGLIKALDNFDLTQNVKFSTYAVPMIIGEIRRYLRDNNSIRVSRSLRDIAYRALQVRDKLLTENNKEPTVYQIAKELDVAKEEVIFALDAIQEPVSLFEPIYHDGGDAIYVMDQISDSKNLDESWLENIAIKEAMKRLSDREKLILNMRFFDGRTQMEVADEIGISQAQVSRLEKNALRHMRKHV; encoded by the coding sequence ATGATAAACAAGGTTGAAATCTGTGGCGTGAATACCTCGAAACTACCGGTTTTAAAAGAACACGAGATGAGAGAATTATTAGACAAGATGAAAGCAGGAGATTATATTAGTAGAGAAAAGTTCATTAGAGGAAATTTGAGGCTTGTACTTAGTGTTATTCAAAGATTTAATAATAGGGGGGAGAATGCTGACGATTTATTTCAGGTTGGCTGTATCGGACTTATAAAGGCTCTAGATAATTTTGACTTAACTCAGAATGTAAAATTTTCAACTTATGCGGTGCCTATGATAATAGGAGAGATAAGAAGATATTTAAGAGATAATAATTCCATAAGGGTAAGTAGATCCTTAAGAGATATAGCCTATCGTGCATTGCAAGTAAGAGATAAACTTTTGACAGAAAATAACAAGGAGCCTACAGTATATCAAATTGCTAAGGAACTAGATGTAGCAAAAGAAGAAGTAATTTTTGCATTGGATGCAATACAAGAGCCGGTTTCACTTTTTGAACCTATATATCATGATGGTGGTGATGCTATTTATGTTATGGATCAAATCAGTGATAGTAAAAATTTGGACGAAAGTTGGTTAGAGAATATAGCTATAAAAGAAGCTATGAAAAGACTTAGCGATAGAGAAAAGCTAATATTAAATATGAGGTTTTTTGATGGAAGAACCCAAATGGAAGTTGCTGATGAAATTGGTA